A section of the Gallus gallus isolate bGalGal1 chromosome 4, bGalGal1.mat.broiler.GRCg7b, whole genome shotgun sequence genome encodes:
- the TRAPPC11 gene encoding trafficking protein particle complex subunit 11 — protein MTPSQWDLPVELCCRPMAFVTLTGLDVVYNAVHRAVWDAFCANRRADRVPISFKVLPGDHEYPKCRTKRTSYEWYIPKGILKTGWMNKHLNLVPALVVVFYELDWDEPQWKEKQSECATRVEIVRQSLQGRNTKVAVVLIQKKTPLPPGEDVIASERAAALCNACDLSGKSLFVLPHTDHLVGYIIRLENAFYEHAQTYYYTEIRRVKSHKEFLNKTTHQLLFVRHQFKIAFFSELKQDTQNALKNYRTAYNLVHELRAHETNMLEIKTMAGFINYKICRLCFQHNTPLDAIAQFRKHIDLCKKKIGSAELAFEHAAWMSKQFQAFGDLFDEAIKLGLTAIQTQNPGFYYQQAAYYAQERKQLASMLCNHDSSVVYPNPDPLETQTGVLDFYGQRPWRQGTLSFDLSDPEKEKMGILSLQLKERNVLHSELIITLLSNAVAQFKKYKCPRMKSHLMVQMGEEYYFAKDYAKALKLLDYVMCEYRSEGWWTLLTSILTTALKCSYLMAQIKDYITYSLELLGRASTLKDDQKSRIEKNLIKVLMNESPDPEPDCDAAAVKASQKLWSDRVSLAGSNVFTIEVQDFIPFVQCKAKFLAPSFHVDVPVQFDIYLRADCPHPIRFSKLCISFNNQDYNQYCVVEEAYQKSDILEQSSQGTMCLVPGKTRKFTFKFVAKTEDVGKKIEITSVDLILGSESGRCVILNWRGGGGDAASSQEALQAARSFRRRPKLPDNEVHWDSLAIQASTMIISRVPNISVQLRHEPPALTNEMYCLVVTIESHEETVAKDVKLTAGLKPGQDANLTQKTQVTLRGTDTCDDSFPALLPDIPVGDLQPGEKLEKPIYIRCGTVGARMFLVYVSYLINTTVEGKEILCKCHRDETVTIETVFPFDVAIKFVSTKLEHLDRVFADIPFLLMTDILSASPWPLTIVTSQLQLSASMTSVDQLESYVENVVLQTGESASECFCLRCPPVTNSGGVATGCYIISWKRSSPVESVPVVSTVITLPHVIVESIPLHVKADLPSFGRVRESLPVRYHLQNKTNLVQDVEVSMEPSDAFMFSGLKQIRLRILPGTQQEVLYNFYPLMAGYQQLPSLHINLLRFPNFTNQLLRRFIPTHIFVKPQGRQADENSIAAA, from the exons ATGACTCCGAGCCAGTGGGACTTGCCGGTGGAGCTATGCTGCCGGCCTATGGCCTTCGTCACCCTCACCGGCCTGGACGTGGTGTACAACGCCGTGCACCGGGCCGTGTGGGATGCCTTCTGCGCCAACCGGAGGGCCGACCGCGTCCCCATCTCCTTCAAAGTGCTGCCCGGCGACCACGAGTACCCCAAGTGCCGGACGAAG AGGACCTCCTACGAGTGGTATATTCCAAAAGGGATCCTAAAGACGGGTTGGATGAACAAACACCTGAATTTAGTTCCTGCACTTGTGGTGGTGTTCTATGAACTGGACTGGGATGAGCcacagtggaaagaaaagcagtcgGAATGTGCCACTCGGGTTGAAATTGTCAG gCAAAGTTTGCaaggaagaaatacaaaagtTGCCGTGGTCttaattcagaagaaaactccATTACCTCCAG GGGAAGATGTTATTGCATCAGAGAGGGCAGCAGCTTTATGTAATGCTTGTGACCTTTCTGGAAAATCCCTCTTTGTGCTTCCACACACTGATCATCTCGTTGGCTATATTATAAG GTTGGAAAACGCATTCTATGAGCATGCCCAGACTTACTATTATACAGAAATACGAAGGGTCAAATCTCATAAGGAATTCTTGAACAAAACCACTCACCAG CTTCTGTTTGTTAGACACCAGTTCAAAATAGCATTCTTCAGTGAGCTGAAACAGGATACACAGAATGCTCTCAA AAATTACAGGACTGCATATAATCTCGTACATGAATTAAGGGCTCATGAAACAAACATGCTGGAAATCAAGACCATGGCAGGATTTATAAACTACAAG ATCTGTCGCCTCTGTTTTCAACACAATACTCCACTGGATGCAATTGCTCAGTTTAGGAAGCACATAGACTTATGCAAGAAAAAGATAGGAAGTGCTGAACTGGCTTTTGAGCATGCTGCCTGGATGTCTAAACA GTTTCAGGCTTTTGGTGACTTGTTTGATGAAGCGATTAAACTGGGCTTGACAGCAATTCAAACTCAGAATCCAGGTTTCTACTACCAGCAAGCTGCCTACTATGCTCAGGAGCGGAAACAACTAGCAAGTATGCTTTGTAACCATGAT TCCTCTGTGGTATATCCCAACCCGGATCCCTTGGAAACACAGACTGGAGTGCTTGACTTCTATGGGCAGAGACCATGGCGGCAGGGAACATTAA GCTTTGATCTTTCTGATCCTGAAAAGGAGAAGATGGGGATTTTATCCCTCCagctgaaagagagaaatgtcCTTCACTCA GAGCTAATAATTACCCTGTTGAGTAATGCTGTTGCGCAGTTCAAGAAATACAAATGTCCAAGAATGAAAAGTCATTTGA tggTTCAAATGGGTGAAGAATATTACTTTGCTAAAGATTACGCCAAAGCTTTGAA GCTGTTGGACTACGTTATGTGTGAATATCGCAGTGAAGGATGGTGGACCCTTCTCACTTCCATACTGACAACAGCTCTCAAGTGTTCATATCTGATGGCCCAGATAAAGGATTATATAACGTACTCTTTAGAATTATTGGGTAGAG CATCTACTCTTAAAGATGATCAGAAATCTcgaatagaaaaaaatctgataaaaGTTCTAATG AATGAGAGCCCTGATCCTGAACCTGATTgtgatgctgctgcagtgaaagCATCACAGAAGTTGTGGTCTGATCGTGTTTCTTTGGCAGGCAGTAATGTTTTTACAATAGAGGTCCAAGATTTCATACCATTTG tgcaatgcaaagcaaaattcCTTGCTCCAAGTTTTCATGTTGATGTCCCTGTGCAGTTTGATATTTACTTAAGAGCTGATTGTCCTCATCCTATCAGGTTTTCTAAGCTCTGCATCAGTTTCAATAATCAG GATTACAACCAATACTGTGTGGTAGAAGAAGCCTATCAAAAAAGTGATATCCTAGAACAGTCGTCACAAGGAACGATGTGCTTAGTCCCTGGTAAAACACGGAAGTTCACGTTCAAATTCGTTGCAAAAACTGAAGATGTAGGAAAGAAGATTGAG ATCACCTCTGTGGATTTGATCTTGGGTAGCGAATCTGGCCGATGTGTGATTCTGAATTGGCGTGGAGGAGGTGGAGATGCTGCTTCGTCTCAAgaagcactgcaggcagcacgTTCCTTCAGGCGGAGACCCAAGCTTCCGGATAATGAAGTTCATTGGGACAGTTTGGCTATTCAAGCAAGCACTAT GATTATTTCTAGGGTGCCAAACATTTCTGTTCAGCTTCGTCATGAACCTCCTGCCCTGACTAATGAAATGTACTGTTTGGTTGTGACTATCgagtcacatgaggagacagtggCCAAAGATGTTAAGCTTACTGCAGGTTTAAAGCCAG GGCAAGATGCCAACTTGACTCAGAAAACTCAAGTAACTCTTCGAGGAACAGATACATGCGATGACTCCTTTCCTGCATTGCTTCCTGATATTCCTGTAGGAGATCTGCAACCAGGGGAAAAG CTGGAAAAACCAATATACATTCGTTGTGGAACAGTTGGTGCAAGGATGTTTCTTGTCTATGTCTCTTACTTGATCAACACGACTGTTGAAGGGAAAGAAATCCTCTGCAAATGCCACCGG GATGAAACTGTAACTATAGAAACAGTATTTCCTTTTGATGTTGCCATCAAATTTGTTTCCACAAAG CTGGAGCACTTGGACAGAGTTTTTGCAGATATACCATTTTTACTGATGACAGACATCCTGAGTGCTTCTCCTTGGCCCCTCACTATTGTAACCAGCCAGCTACAGCTGTCAGCTTCCATGACCTCAGTAGATCAGCTGGAATCTTATGTGGAAAATG TTGTTTTACAGACAGGTGAGAGTGCCAGTGAGTGCTTTTGCCTGCGATGTCCTCCAGTTACTAATAGTGGTGGAGTGGCAACTGGATGTTATATCATTTCCTGGAAGAG aagttcACCTGTGGAAAGTGTACCTGTTGTTAGTACAGTCATCACTCTGCCACATGTGATTGTAGAGAGCATTCCCCTCCATGTTAAAGCAG atCTGCCATCATTTGGTCGAGTTCGAGAATCCCTCCCTGTCAGATATCACCTGCAAAATAAGACCAATTTAGTCCAGGATGTAGAGGTGTCAATGGAACCCAGCGACGCATTCATGTTCTCTGGCCTTAAGCAG ATCCGGTTAAGAATCCTTCCTGGCACGCAGCAGGAAGTATTATACAACTTCTATCCTCTGATGGCTGGATATCAACAGTTACCATCTCTTCATATTAACTTGCTGCGATTCCCAAACTTCACTAATCAGCTGCTCAGACGATTCATACCTACACACATCTTTGTGAAG CCTCAGGGTCGTCAAGCAGATGAAAACTCAATTGCAGCTGCGTAA